Proteins co-encoded in one Brassica rapa cultivar Chiifu-401-42 chromosome A02, CAAS_Brap_v3.01, whole genome shotgun sequence genomic window:
- the LOC103851625 gene encoding protein DAMAGED DNA-BINDING 2 — MGLTRNRRKKEPEIVIARDTESSSSEEEDDYPLSESEKEDEEVKIELDKSKAKGKAPITVKLKKVCKVCKQPGHEAGFKGATYIDCPMKPCFLCKMPGHTTMSCPHRVVTDQGILPTSHRNTKNPIDFVFMRQLQPRIPPIKPPYVIPDQVHCAVIRYHSRRVTCLEFHPTRNNILLSGDKKGQIGVWDFAKVYEKSVYGDIHSVQVNNMRFSPTNDDMVYSASSDGKVGYTDLETGTSSTLLNLNPNGWQGPTTWNMLYGLDINSDKGLVLAADNFGLLHMIDHRSNNVTGEPILIHKKGSKVVGLDCNPVHPELLLSCGNDHFARIWDMRKLQPGESLNDLAHKRVVNSAYFSPSSGTKILTTSQDNRIRVWDSIFGDLDSPSREIVHSHDFNRHLTPFKAEWDPKDASESLIVVGRYISENYNGAALHPIDFIDSSNGQLVAEVMDPNITTITPVNKLHPRDDVLASGSSRSLFIWRPQEKAEMVEEKEKEKKIVICYGDSNKKGKKQKRGSDDEDEDDDMFSSKGKNIKAKAKTTKSTRKTKA, encoded by the exons ATGGGTTTAACGAGGAACAGAAGAAAAAAGGAACCAGAAATCGTCATTGCCAGGGATACAGAGTCAAGTTCGTCTGAAGAGGAAGATGATTACCCTTTGTCGGAGTCtgagaaagaagatgaagaggtcAAAATTGAATTGGACAAGAGTAAAGCAAAAGGGAAAGCACCCATTACCGTTAAGCTCAAGAAAGTTTGCAAA GTCTGTAAACAGCCTGGTCATGAAGCTGGGTTTAAAGGAGCAACGTATATCGATTGTCCTATGAAACCTTGCTTCTTATGCAAAATGCctg GCCACACCACAATGTCATGTCCACATAGAGTGGTTACTGACCAAGGGATACTCCCAACTTCTCATAGGAATACAAAGAACCCTATAGACTTTGTGTTTATGCGTCAACTCCAGCCGAGGATTCCACCG ATTAAACCACCGTATGTGATCCCGGATCAAGTGCATTGTGCAGTTATTCGATACCATAGCAGACGTGTTACATGTCTGGAGTTCCATCCAACAAGAAACAACATTCTTCTCTCTGGAGACAAG AAAGGGCAAATTGGAGTCTGGGATTTTGCTAAAGTGTATGAGAAGAGCGTGTACGGAGACATACACTCTGTACAAGTTAATAATATGCG GTTTAGTCCCACAAATGATGACATGGTTTATTCTGCATCCTCTGATGGAAAAGTTGGTTATACTGACCTGGAAACTGGAACTTCATCAACTTTGCTGAATCTCAACCCCAATGGATGGCAG GGCCCAACTACTTGGAACATGCTGTACGGTTTGGATATAAACTCGGATAAAGGTTTGGTGCTAGCTGCTGATAACTTCGGCTTGCTTCACAT gaTCGACCATCGGTCCAATAACGTAACGGGGGAGCCCATTTTGATACACAAGAAAGGCAGCAAAGTTGTTGGCCTTGACTGCAACCCGGTTCACCCTGAGCTTCTTCTTAGCTGTGGAAACGATCATTTT GCAAGAATCTGGGACATGCGTAAACTACAACCTGGAGAATCCCTTAATGATCTTGCGCACAAACGAGTAGTCAACTCTGCTTATTTCTCTCCATCATCAGGCACAAAGATTCTCACAACCTCTCAGGACAACCGTATTCGAGTGTGGGACTCTATCTTTGGGGACTTGGATTCGCCAAGCCGAGAGATTGTTCATAGCCATGATTTCAATAGGCATTTGACACCGTTCAAAGCTGAATGGGATCCTAAG GATGCCTCGGAGTCACTTATTGTGGTTGGTCGTTACATAAGTGAAAACTACAACGGAGCTGCTCTCCACCCAATAGACTTCATTGATTCAAGCAATGGACAGTTGGTTGCAGAGGTCATGGATCCGAACATAACGACTATTACTCCAGTCAACAAGTTGCATCCGCGCGACGATGTTTTAGCCTCTGGAAGCTCAAG GTCGCTGTTCATTTGGCGGCCACAGGAGAAGGCAGAGATGGttgaggagaaggagaaggagaagaagattgtTATATGTTATGGTGACAGCAATAAGAAAGGAAAAAAGCAAAAGCGTGGCAGCGATGATGAAGACGAGGATGACGATATGTTTAGCTCTAAAGGCAAAAACATTAAGGCTAAAGCCAAAACAACCAAATCTACTCGCAAGACAAAGGCTTAA
- the LOC117129536 gene encoding uncharacterized protein LOC117129536, with protein MLSQASTVLHKAGFVAFPISSSLERLCKSVDSPDLLTTSPLPPSHYAVSSIDSFSQSQLCDLQTGVVARRPIAISNQIGLQTFNVAYDSKASHLKFLPFNIPTSSYSLKRKITEKNDDENVALILGVTLTMLKTRWREPTPLHETPKPTP; from the exons ATGCTGTCTCAAGCATCGACGGTTCTTCACAAAGCCGGATTTGTGGCCTTCCCGATCTCCTCGTCACTGGAACGATTGTGCAAGAGTGTAGACTCGCCAGATCTACTAACTACATCACCGCTGCCTCCGTCACATTACGCCGTCTCAAGCATCGACAGTTTTTCACAGAGTCAACTATGCGACCTTCAAACCGGAGTTGTTGCACGTAGACCTATCGCCATATCAAATCAGATAGGACTTCAAACTTTCAATGTTGCCTACGATTCTAAAGCTTCTCACCTAAAGTTCTTGCCATTCAACATTCCAACTTCTTCTTATAG CTTGAAGAGAAAAATCACGGAGAAAAACGATGACGAGAACGTGGCGTTAATATTGGGCGTCACACTAACAATGTTGAAAACCAGGTGGAGAGAACCTACGCCGTTGCACGAAACTCCGAAACCAACTCCATGA